Proteins from a genomic interval of Staphylococcus debuckii:
- a CDS encoding peptide MFS transporter has translation MQNNLHNQHVQEIPQKGFFGHPRGLGVLFFVEFWERFSYYGMRALLIFYMFYAIKDGGLGMDEVTAQSVMSIYGSLIFMTTIIGGWVADRITGTRGATMYGAVLIIIGHVVLSLPLANIGLFVSMFFIIIGSGLMKPNISNIVGRLYPENDSRIDSGFVIFYMSVNMGALVAPLILNQFSDNHKFHQGFLIAAIGMAVALVIYLIFNKRNLGNVGLRPTNPLSAVEKKRYGIIVGAVAAIIAIVILITVLTGTFTFDMISTTVLILGVALPIIYFTIMIRSKEVSSDERSRVIAFIPLFIIGVIFWSIQEQGSNVLNIYAFKGTDMTINLFGWTSGFGKTYFQSINPLFIVLLGPVISYIWKKMGERQPSLATKFVWGAVLAGISYIMIAFVMMGSGGHQITVNWVILSYIICVIGELCISPTGNSAAVKLAPKAFNSQMMSLWLLTNATAQAINGTLVKLIKPLGYQNYFLFLGCLAVVIGLVTLAFVPKIVKGMRGIR, from the coding sequence TTGCAGAATAATTTGCATAATCAGCATGTTCAAGAAATTCCTCAAAAAGGTTTCTTCGGACATCCAAGAGGATTAGGAGTACTCTTCTTTGTAGAATTTTGGGAGAGATTCAGTTATTACGGAATGCGTGCACTCTTAATCTTTTACATGTTTTACGCCATTAAAGATGGCGGTTTGGGAATGGATGAAGTTACAGCACAATCTGTAATGTCTATTTATGGTTCACTTATTTTTATGACTACCATTATTGGAGGATGGGTAGCTGACAGAATCACAGGTACACGGGGCGCCACTATGTACGGTGCCGTATTGATTATCATCGGCCATGTGGTACTTAGTCTACCACTCGCAAATATTGGTTTATTTGTATCGATGTTCTTCATTATTATTGGTTCTGGTCTTATGAAACCGAATATTTCCAATATTGTAGGTCGCTTGTACCCTGAAAACGATTCACGTATCGATTCAGGTTTTGTTATTTTCTATATGTCAGTAAATATGGGTGCCTTAGTCGCGCCGCTTATTTTAAATCAATTCTCTGACAACCACAAATTCCACCAAGGCTTCTTAATTGCAGCAATTGGTATGGCTGTGGCACTTGTTATTTATTTGATTTTTAACAAACGTAATTTAGGAAATGTAGGCTTAAGACCTACTAACCCGCTCTCAGCAGTTGAAAAGAAACGTTATGGCATCATCGTAGGAGCAGTTGCAGCAATTATCGCTATCGTAATCTTGATTACTGTTCTTACAGGTACATTTACTTTCGATATGATTAGTACAACAGTATTAATCTTAGGTGTTGCATTGCCGATAATTTACTTCACGATCATGATTAGAAGTAAAGAGGTTTCTTCAGATGAACGTTCTCGTGTTATCGCATTTATTCCTTTGTTCATCATCGGAGTTATTTTCTGGTCAATTCAAGAACAAGGTTCTAACGTACTTAACATTTACGCTTTCAAAGGTACAGATATGACAATCAACCTATTTGGATGGACTTCAGGCTTTGGGAAAACCTACTTCCAATCTATTAATCCGCTATTCATCGTATTATTAGGTCCTGTTATTTCTTATATCTGGAAAAAAATGGGAGAACGTCAACCAAGTTTAGCTACTAAATTCGTTTGGGGTGCTGTATTAGCTGGTATCTCTTATATCATGATTGCCTTTGTAATGATGGGCAGCGGTGGTCATCAAATCACTGTAAACTGGGTAATTTTATCTTATATCATTTGTGTAATCGGTGAGCTATGTATTTCACCGACTGGTAATAGTGCTGCTGTAAAACTCGCACCTAAGGCCTTTAACTCACAAATGATGAGTTTATGGTTATTAACGAATGCTACTGCGCAAGCAATCAATGGTACATTAGTTAAACTCATTAAACCTTTAGGCTACCAAAATTATTTCTTATTCTTGGGCTGTTTAGCAGTAGTCATCGGTTTAGTCACACTGGCTTTTGTACCGAAAATTGTTAAAGGTATGCGTGGCATCCGCTAA
- a CDS encoding ABC transporter permease/substrate-binding protein: MNAFLETLSARKGELLSTILEHIQISFIALLIACLIGVPLGILLTKTKHVSEFVINIAAVLQTIPSLALLGLMIPIFGIGTLPAIIALVVYALLPILRNTYTGIKEVDPSLVEAAKGIGMKPGRRLTKVELPIAMPIIMAGIRTAMVLIIGTATLAALIGAGGLGDLILLGIDRNNSSLILLGAIPAAILAIIFDLALRYMQNLSYKKILITLGALLLIVVLVIIIPLFGGKGDKVTIAGKLGSEPSIITNMYKILIEEETDDTVDVKDGMGKTSFLFNALKSDDIDGYLEFTGTVLGELTKEPLKSKEEHKVYEQAKTSLEKKDKMTLLKPMKYNNTYALAVKRDFAKKHHLKTIGDLEKVQDQIKPGFTLEFNDRPDGFKAVSKAYDLKFDNIRTMEPKLRYQAVKKGDINLIDAYSTDAELKQYDMQVLKDDKHVFPPYQGAPMFKEKYLKEHPEIKKPLNKLAGKITDEEMQEMNYKVTVKNEDSYKVAKDYLEKHHLIK, encoded by the coding sequence ATGAATGCATTTTTAGAAACGTTATCAGCGCGTAAAGGCGAGTTGCTCAGTACCATATTAGAACATATCCAAATTTCATTTATTGCGCTTTTAATTGCATGCTTGATTGGTGTTCCGCTTGGTATTTTGTTAACGAAGACGAAGCATGTATCTGAGTTTGTCATTAATATTGCTGCCGTACTGCAAACGATTCCGTCATTAGCACTCTTAGGATTAATGATTCCTATTTTTGGAATTGGAACTTTACCGGCTATTATTGCTTTAGTGGTTTATGCTTTGCTGCCGATTCTCAGAAATACATACACTGGGATCAAAGAAGTGGATCCTTCTTTAGTGGAAGCGGCTAAAGGGATTGGAATGAAGCCTGGAAGAAGATTGACGAAAGTCGAACTGCCTATTGCGATGCCGATTATCATGGCAGGGATACGTACTGCTATGGTGCTTATCATCGGTACTGCCACATTAGCTGCATTAATTGGTGCAGGCGGTTTAGGGGATTTAATCTTACTCGGTATTGACCGAAATAATAGTTCTCTTATTTTATTAGGTGCGATTCCAGCAGCTATTCTAGCTATTATCTTTGATTTGGCTTTACGCTACATGCAAAACTTATCTTATAAAAAAATATTGATTACTTTAGGGGCGCTTTTACTTATTGTCGTTCTTGTCATTATTATTCCTTTATTCGGAGGCAAAGGTGATAAAGTTACAATTGCTGGTAAATTAGGGTCTGAACCTTCAATTATTACGAACATGTATAAAATTTTAATTGAAGAAGAGACAGACGACACAGTAGATGTAAAAGATGGAATGGGTAAAACATCCTTCCTATTCAACGCCTTGAAATCTGATGATATCGATGGTTACTTAGAATTTACAGGCACCGTTCTAGGTGAATTAACGAAAGAACCATTAAAATCTAAAGAAGAACATAAAGTGTATGAGCAAGCTAAAACAAGTCTTGAAAAGAAAGATAAGATGACTTTATTGAAACCGATGAAATATAACAACACTTATGCACTAGCGGTCAAGCGCGATTTTGCTAAAAAACATCACTTGAAAACAATCGGTGATTTAGAAAAAGTTCAAGATCAAATCAAACCTGGTTTCACACTCGAATTTAATGATCGTCCGGATGGATTCAAAGCTGTATCTAAAGCCTATGATTTAAAATTTGATAATATCCGTACTATGGAACCGAAATTACGTTATCAAGCAGTCAAGAAAGGCGATATTAACTTAATTGATGCCTATTCTACAGACGCTGAATTAAAACAATACGATATGCAAGTGTTGAAAGATGATAAGCATGTCTTCCCACCTTATCAAGGTGCGCCGATGTTCAAAGAAAAATACTTAAAAGAACATCCTGAAATTAAAAAGCCGTTGAATAAATTAGCCGGTAAAATTACAGATGAAGAAATGCAAGAAATGAATTACAAAGTAACAGTGAAAAATGAAGATTCGTATAAAGTAGCAAAAGATTATTTAGAAAAACACCACCTGATTAAATAA
- the hisC gene encoding histidinol-phosphate transaminase codes for MKEQIQQLSAYQPGLSPRALKEQFGLDIELHKLASNENLYGPSPKAKEAIKEHVDEVLYYPETGAPTLRKKIAEDLNIDEKRILFGAGLDEVILMISRAVLTPGDKIVTSQATFGQYYHNAIVESAEVVQVPLKENGQFDLEGILQEIDENTALVWICNPNNPTGTYVTHEELEAFLEQVPGNVPVLVDEAYFEFVTAKDFPDTLKLQEKFPNAFLLRTFSKAYGLAGLRVGYIIATEEAIHNYNIIRPPFNVGRLSEYAAVAAYEDQDYLKEIQKRNAEEREKFFAIPESKHFFDSQTNFIFVKTKRPKELYEALLKVGCITREFPIGVRITIGFPEQNAKMIEVLKNFDFEA; via the coding sequence ATGAAAGAACAAATTCAACAATTATCCGCATACCAACCAGGATTGTCACCACGCGCATTAAAAGAACAGTTTGGTTTAGATATCGAATTACACAAACTTGCATCTAACGAGAACTTATATGGACCTTCTCCTAAAGCGAAAGAAGCGATTAAAGAACATGTAGATGAAGTCCTTTATTATCCTGAAACAGGCGCACCGACATTACGTAAAAAAATAGCCGAGGATTTGAATATTGATGAGAAACGCATTTTATTCGGCGCGGGATTAGATGAAGTAATCTTAATGATTTCACGTGCCGTATTAACACCTGGAGATAAGATTGTAACGAGCCAAGCGACATTCGGTCAATACTATCATAATGCTATCGTTGAATCTGCTGAAGTTGTCCAAGTGCCTTTAAAAGAGAACGGACAATTTGATTTAGAAGGAATCTTGCAAGAAATCGATGAAAATACAGCTCTAGTATGGATTTGTAACCCTAACAATCCAACAGGAACTTATGTGACGCATGAAGAATTAGAAGCATTTTTAGAACAAGTACCAGGCAATGTACCAGTGCTTGTAGATGAAGCTTATTTTGAATTTGTAACTGCGAAAGATTTCCCTGATACTTTGAAGCTGCAAGAGAAGTTCCCAAATGCCTTCTTGTTGCGCACTTTCTCTAAAGCATATGGATTAGCAGGTCTGCGTGTCGGTTATATTATCGCTACAGAAGAAGCAATTCATAATTATAATATTATCCGTCCGCCATTTAACGTAGGACGTTTATCAGAATATGCGGCGGTAGCTGCCTATGAAGATCAAGATTATTTAAAAGAAATTCAAAAACGTAATGCAGAAGAACGTGAGAAATTTTTTGCTATTCCAGAAAGCAAGCATTTCTTCGATAGCCAAACTAATTTTATTTTTGTAAAAACAAAACGACCTAAAGAGTTATATGAGGCGTTGCTCAAAGTTGGTTGCATTACCAGAGAATTTCCAATTGGCGTCCGTATTACAATTGGCTTCCCAGAACAAAATGCTAAGATGATTGAAGTGTTAAAGAATTTTGATTTTGAGGCGTAA
- a CDS encoding ABC transporter ATP-binding protein translates to MIEFKNVSKKYGNKTAVDDVSFKINEGEFFVLIGPSGCGKTTTLKMINRLIPLTEGYIYFKDAPISDYPVYEMRWDIGYVLQQIALFPHMSVKENIAQVPQMKGWNKDKIDARVDELLKMVNLDPDTYRNRKPDELSGGQRQRVGVIRALAADPPVILMDEPFSALDPISRTKLQDDLIELQKQIKKTIIFVTHDIDEAMKLGDRICLLNEGHVEQIDTPEHFIKHPKNDFVKQFISQYDRNVQQQLNLDDILQNTELKSLQSTHDLPIVQHDAPLKKVYKDLARYDAIAVERKGQTHMLTREDIFNFLADSERGDAS, encoded by the coding sequence ATGATAGAGTTCAAGAATGTCAGCAAAAAATATGGAAATAAAACTGCAGTTGATGATGTCAGCTTCAAAATTAATGAAGGAGAGTTTTTTGTTTTAATTGGACCGTCTGGATGCGGAAAAACAACGACGTTGAAAATGATTAATCGTTTAATACCGTTGACAGAGGGCTACATTTATTTTAAAGATGCGCCTATCAGTGATTATCCAGTATACGAAATGCGTTGGGACATCGGTTATGTATTACAGCAAATTGCTCTTTTTCCGCATATGTCAGTGAAAGAGAATATTGCACAAGTTCCTCAAATGAAGGGTTGGAATAAAGATAAAATTGATGCACGCGTAGACGAATTGTTAAAAATGGTGAATTTAGATCCTGATACATATCGTAATCGTAAACCTGACGAGCTATCTGGCGGTCAAAGACAACGTGTTGGGGTAATCAGAGCCCTTGCTGCTGATCCACCTGTTATTTTAATGGATGAACCTTTCAGCGCTTTAGACCCAATCAGTCGTACAAAATTGCAAGATGACTTGATTGAATTGCAAAAGCAGATTAAGAAAACTATTATTTTTGTAACACACGATATTGATGAAGCGATGAAGCTGGGAGACCGAATTTGTTTGCTGAATGAGGGACATGTGGAACAAATCGATACTCCAGAGCATTTTATTAAACATCCTAAAAACGATTTCGTAAAACAATTTATCAGTCAATATGATAGAAACGTTCAACAACAGTTGAATTTGGATGATATATTGCAAAATACTGAATTGAAATCTCTTCAATCAACACACGATTTGCCTATTGTGCAACATGACGCACCTTTGAAGAAAGTGTATAAAGATTTAGCGCGCTACGATGCAATTGCAGTAGAGCGTAAGGGTCAAACACATATGTTGACGAGAGAAGATATTTTCAACTTCTTAGCTGATAGTGAAAGAGGTGACGCATCATGA
- a CDS encoding ABC-F family ATP-binding cassette domain-containing protein — MTMESYKIEHLHKSYADKVIFDDLHLSVSEHERIGLVGINGTGKSTLLKVIAGLDDDYEAEVNCPNQYRIRYSSQKQDLNEDKTVLEEVLSADTTAVKLIKNYETAVQRYTETQNDADFQKMMQAQEAMDQAEAWDYSAEVKTILSKLGINDTAQSVQALSGGQQKRVVLAKTLIEQPDLLLLDEPTNHLDFDSIKWLINYVKQYPHTVLFVTHDRYFLNEVSTRIVELDRGKLRTYPGNYEDYIAMRAENEQIEQQQNQKQRSLYKQELSWMRAGAKARSTKQQARINRFSDLESQVKNQTTRETGQLNLAHSRLGKQVFELEDLTKRIAEKTLFEHVTQIIQNGQQIGIVGPNGAGKTTLLNILAGEDIDYSGVVKIGQTVKTAYFKQTDERLDRDIRVIDFLREESEVAKEKDGTTVSVTQLLERFLFPSATHGKKVYKLSGGEQKRLYLLRLLVHQPNVLLLDEPTNDLDTETLTILEDYIATFGGTIITVSHDRYFLNKVAQEFWYVHDGQIERIIGNFEDYEKYKEEQTKRKEASKQQPKQTKERQRKGLSYKEKREYETVMARIEESEARLEAIEQEMVDARDDYTKIQALNSEKETLEAQYEQDMTRWSELEELKEQ, encoded by the coding sequence CTGACAATGGAATCATACAAAATAGAACACTTACATAAATCTTACGCGGATAAGGTAATATTTGATGATTTACACTTATCTGTCTCAGAACATGAACGCATTGGACTCGTAGGGATTAACGGAACTGGCAAAAGTACTTTGCTGAAAGTGATAGCAGGCTTAGATGACGACTATGAAGCAGAAGTAAATTGTCCCAATCAATATCGCATTCGTTATTCATCTCAAAAGCAAGACTTAAATGAAGATAAGACAGTTTTAGAAGAAGTGTTGAGTGCGGATACAACTGCAGTTAAGTTGATCAAAAATTATGAAACAGCAGTTCAACGGTATACTGAAACTCAAAATGATGCAGACTTTCAAAAAATGATGCAAGCTCAAGAAGCAATGGATCAAGCTGAAGCTTGGGATTATAGTGCAGAGGTTAAAACAATATTATCAAAATTAGGAATAAACGATACTGCTCAATCCGTACAAGCATTATCAGGCGGACAACAGAAAAGGGTGGTGCTTGCTAAAACGTTAATCGAACAACCAGATTTATTATTGTTGGATGAACCGACCAACCACTTAGATTTCGATTCGATTAAATGGTTGATTAATTACGTAAAACAATATCCGCACACTGTATTGTTTGTGACACATGATCGGTACTTCCTGAATGAAGTCTCTACACGTATTGTTGAATTAGATAGAGGCAAATTGCGTACGTACCCAGGGAACTATGAGGATTATATTGCGATGCGTGCTGAAAATGAACAAATTGAGCAACAGCAAAATCAGAAGCAACGCTCGTTATACAAACAAGAATTGTCATGGATGCGTGCAGGTGCTAAGGCACGTTCAACAAAACAGCAAGCAAGAATCAATCGTTTCAGTGATTTGGAATCACAAGTTAAAAATCAGACCACACGTGAAACAGGACAGCTCAACCTTGCACATTCAAGATTAGGCAAACAGGTCTTTGAACTAGAAGATTTAACTAAGCGCATTGCAGAAAAGACTTTATTTGAACATGTTACCCAGATTATTCAAAATGGACAGCAAATCGGTATTGTGGGACCGAATGGTGCTGGCAAGACAACATTATTGAATATTCTAGCTGGGGAAGATATTGATTATTCAGGGGTTGTTAAAATAGGTCAAACAGTGAAGACTGCCTACTTTAAGCAAACTGATGAACGTTTAGACAGAGATATCCGTGTGATTGACTTTTTACGTGAGGAAAGTGAAGTTGCCAAAGAAAAAGACGGAACGACTGTTTCAGTCACGCAGCTTTTAGAAAGATTTTTATTCCCAAGTGCCACACACGGCAAAAAGGTATATAAACTATCAGGCGGCGAACAAAAAAGACTTTACTTGCTTAGACTGTTAGTACATCAACCGAATGTATTGTTATTAGATGAGCCTACGAATGATTTAGATACCGAAACATTGACCATTCTTGAGGACTATATTGCGACATTCGGCGGCACTATTATTACTGTCAGTCACGATAGATACTTCTTGAACAAGGTCGCTCAAGAATTCTGGTATGTTCATGATGGGCAAATTGAACGTATTATCGGAAACTTCGAAGATTATGAAAAATATAAAGAAGAACAAACTAAGCGTAAAGAAGCAAGCAAACAGCAACCTAAACAAACGAAAGAAAGACAACGTAAAGGGTTATCGTATAAAGAAAAGCGTGAATATGAAACGGTGATGGCAAGAATTGAGGAATCAGAAGCGCGTCTTGAAGCAATTGAACAAGAGATGGTAGATGCGAGGGATGATTATACAAAAATACAAGCACTTAATTCTGAAAAAGAAACTTTAGAGGCACAATACGAGCAAGATATGACAAGATGGAGTGAACTTGAAGAATTAAAGGAACAATGA
- the recQ gene encoding DNA helicase RecQ, which translates to METTLSHYFGYQTFRPGQKEIISKILDKQNVLGVLPTGGGKSLCYQVPGLMMGGVTVVISPLISLMKDQVDQLKAMGINAAYLNSSLSQKDQKAVEKQLLNGEIQFLYVAPERFENNQFMKLLYGLDIKLVAFDEAHCISKWGHDFRPSYQQVIGKVMCLPQRFAVAALTATATAEVQQDIMERLHIAPNDMVKTSIKRPNLKFKVNSTYQRQKFVLEYVKEHADKAGIIYCSTRKQVEELQQVFEDQDINSAIYHAGLTNKEREAAQNDFVFDKTKVVIATNAFGMGIDKSNVRFVIHYNMPGDLESYYQEAGRAGRDGLESDCILLYSERDIGLHQFFIASSKADDDYKEKMGEKLNKMIQYTKTKKCLEATLVHYFEPNEKLEECGRCSNCVNENKTYDMTDEAKKIISCIVRMRQQETYGVIIQVLRGEISDYVKYNQYDELSTFGIMKAYTTSECSHLIDELRFKGFLNENDEVLTCDKKVKKVLSEGLKIYTVPFKRKAKEKVNINTIEGVDRALFDELVAVRKGLSEKLNIAPISIFTDFTLEEFAKRKPESKQEMIAIDGVGSYKLKHYCPKFIETIHNYKAQV; encoded by the coding sequence ATGGAAACAACATTATCACATTATTTTGGATACCAAACATTCCGTCCTGGACAAAAAGAAATTATTTCCAAAATACTAGATAAACAAAATGTGTTAGGGGTTTTACCGACTGGTGGCGGTAAATCATTATGTTATCAAGTACCGGGTCTGATGATGGGCGGAGTCACTGTTGTAATCAGTCCGTTGATTTCATTGATGAAAGACCAAGTAGATCAGTTGAAAGCGATGGGGATTAATGCAGCATATTTAAACAGCAGTTTATCTCAAAAAGACCAAAAAGCTGTAGAGAAACAATTACTTAATGGTGAAATACAATTTTTATATGTGGCACCAGAACGTTTTGAAAATAATCAGTTCATGAAATTGCTTTATGGATTGGATATTAAATTGGTTGCATTTGATGAAGCACACTGTATTTCAAAATGGGGTCATGATTTCAGACCGAGTTACCAACAAGTCATCGGTAAAGTGATGTGTCTGCCGCAACGCTTTGCAGTTGCTGCTTTGACTGCTACCGCAACAGCTGAAGTGCAGCAAGACATTATGGAAAGACTGCATATCGCCCCAAACGACATGGTTAAGACGAGTATTAAACGTCCGAATTTAAAATTCAAAGTCAATTCAACGTATCAGCGTCAGAAATTTGTGTTGGAATATGTAAAGGAACACGCAGATAAAGCGGGTATTATTTATTGCTCTACACGTAAACAAGTAGAAGAACTGCAACAAGTTTTCGAAGACCAAGATATTAATAGTGCGATTTATCATGCGGGTTTAACTAATAAAGAACGTGAAGCGGCTCAAAATGACTTTGTTTTTGATAAAACTAAAGTCGTTATTGCGACGAACGCATTTGGAATGGGAATCGATAAGTCTAATGTTCGCTTCGTCATTCACTATAATATGCCAGGTGATTTGGAATCTTATTATCAAGAAGCGGGGCGTGCTGGGCGTGATGGATTAGAGAGTGATTGTATTTTATTATATAGCGAACGTGACATTGGTCTGCATCAATTCTTTATTGCTTCTTCTAAAGCAGATGATGATTACAAAGAAAAAATGGGTGAGAAACTCAATAAAATGATTCAATATACTAAGACGAAGAAATGCTTAGAAGCAACCTTAGTCCATTATTTTGAACCTAACGAGAAACTAGAAGAATGCGGACGCTGCAGTAATTGTGTTAATGAAAATAAAACATATGACATGACGGACGAAGCTAAAAAAATCATCAGCTGTATTGTCCGTATGCGTCAGCAAGAAACTTATGGCGTGATAATTCAAGTGCTGAGAGGGGAAATCTCTGATTATGTAAAATATAATCAATACGATGAATTGTCCACTTTTGGTATTATGAAAGCTTATACAACCTCAGAATGCAGTCATCTGATTGATGAATTACGATTTAAAGGCTTCTTGAATGAAAATGATGAAGTTTTAACTTGTGATAAAAAGGTTAAAAAAGTGTTAAGCGAAGGTTTAAAAATTTATACAGTACCATTTAAACGAAAAGCCAAAGAAAAAGTGAATATCAATACTATCGAAGGGGTAGACCGCGCTTTGTTTGATGAATTAGTTGCGGTTAGAAAAGGATTGAGTGAAAAGCTGAATATTGCACCGATTAGTATCTTCACAGATTTTACTTTGGAAGAATTTGCGAAACGCAAGCCAGAATCAAAACAAGAGATGATTGCGATCGATGGAGTTGGCAGCTATAAATTAAAGCATTACTGTCCGAAATTCATTGAAACTATTCATAATTATAAAGCGCAAGTTTAA
- a CDS encoding 5' nucleotidase, NT5C type: protein MERKSIAIDMDEVLADTIKALIEEVNARTDLGIKEALLDGNKIRHFMPEHEGVLDEVLREPGFFKNLEVIQDSQEVVEKLSQHYDIYIATAAMDVPTSFHEKYEWLRMHFPFLDPQNFVFCGRKNIVKADYLIDDNPRQLERFTGKSLMYTAAHNIHNEDFERVNNWKEVEKYFLGNEEI, encoded by the coding sequence ATGGAGAGAAAATCGATTGCCATTGATATGGATGAAGTATTAGCTGATACAATCAAAGCCTTGATTGAAGAAGTTAATGCACGTACAGATTTAGGTATCAAAGAAGCACTTTTAGACGGCAATAAAATCCGACATTTTATGCCTGAACATGAAGGTGTTTTAGATGAAGTATTAAGAGAACCTGGCTTCTTTAAAAATTTAGAAGTGATTCAAGACTCACAAGAAGTAGTGGAAAAATTATCGCAGCATTATGACATTTATATTGCGACTGCTGCTATGGATGTCCCAACATCCTTCCATGAAAAGTATGAATGGCTGCGTATGCATTTTCCATTCTTAGATCCTCAAAACTTTGTCTTTTGCGGACGTAAAAATATTGTTAAAGCTGATTACTTAATTGATGATAATCCTCGCCAGTTAGAGCGTTTTACTGGCAAGTCATTAATGTATACTGCTGCGCATAATATTCACAATGAAGATTTTGAGCGCGTTAATAATTGGAAAGAAGTAGAAAAGTATTTCCTGGGAAATGAGGAAATATAA
- a CDS encoding class I SAM-dependent methyltransferase has translation MMGEAGHTFLAKLGKTRLRPGGKEATDWLIDKGYFQKDKKVLEVACNMCTTSIMLAKRYGCEIEAVDLNKKALEKGRQNVLKQDLTHLIHVQQANAMDLPFDDNSFDIVLNEAMLTMLPVKAKEKALTEYYRVLKPGGILLTHDIAILAPEDTAHVQKQLSDAINVKVTPLPVADWTQLYKEAGFKNINSKIGAMSLMTPSGMIRDEGLLGTMKIIRNALKKENRPMFITMFKTMNKLKERMNYVVFAARK, from the coding sequence ATAATGGGTGAAGCAGGCCATACATTTTTAGCTAAATTAGGAAAGACACGTTTAAGACCTGGTGGAAAAGAAGCAACAGATTGGTTGATCGACAAAGGTTATTTTCAAAAAGATAAGAAGGTTTTAGAAGTAGCTTGTAATATGTGTACGACTTCCATCATGCTGGCGAAACGGTATGGTTGTGAAATAGAGGCTGTAGATTTAAATAAGAAAGCGTTAGAAAAAGGGAGGCAGAATGTGCTGAAGCAAGATTTAACACACTTAATTCATGTTCAACAAGCAAATGCTATGGATTTACCATTTGATGATAATTCCTTTGATATTGTTTTGAACGAAGCGATGTTAACGATGCTGCCTGTTAAAGCTAAAGAAAAAGCTTTAACAGAATACTATAGAGTGTTGAAACCAGGAGGTATATTACTCACACATGATATTGCTATTCTTGCTCCTGAGGATACAGCGCATGTTCAGAAGCAACTGAGCGATGCAATTAATGTGAAAGTCACGCCCTTACCAGTAGCGGATTGGACGCAACTCTATAAAGAAGCAGGCTTTAAGAATATAAATTCTAAAATCGGTGCTATGAGTTTGATGACGCCATCAGGAATGATTCGAGATGAAGGCTTACTCGGAACAATGAAAATTATTCGTAATGCATTGAAAAAAGAAAATCGTCCAATGTTTATTACTATGTTTAAAACAATGAATAAATTGAAAGAGCGCATGAACTATGTTGTGTTCGCTGCTAGAAAATAA